In Pseudofrankia saprophytica, one genomic interval encodes:
- a CDS encoding zinc-dependent alcohol dehydrogenase produces the protein MKAVRAAEGGVQVVDLPEPPGTGELLQMRSTSICSSDLLYISYGCRFILGHELAGVGEDGGGYIVEAIYGCGECAQCQSGQFNRCPTHGEHSLGFSADGGMAEQFRAPAHRLVPLPNGLDLRDAALAEPAAVSWHALRLAGTSANTRVAVVGAGGLGLLAVAGARRQGAEDVAIEARYPHQIEAAERLGAKIGVEGQYDVVVEAAGNPAALSQAIDLVAPGGTIVVVGVYMGPIEVNWLPLFLREARLLPSVGYCHHGSGREMADAAAMLADDPEIVQTLVTHRFPIEDAEEAFRVAGDKKSGAIRVMLEP, from the coding sequence ATGAAAGCCGTACGTGCCGCGGAAGGCGGCGTCCAGGTCGTCGATCTTCCCGAGCCGCCCGGTACCGGCGAACTCCTCCAGATGCGCTCGACGAGCATCTGCAGCTCGGATCTGCTCTACATCTCCTACGGCTGCCGCTTCATCCTCGGCCACGAGCTGGCCGGCGTCGGCGAGGACGGCGGCGGGTACATCGTCGAGGCGATCTACGGCTGCGGCGAGTGTGCCCAGTGCCAGAGCGGGCAGTTCAACCGCTGCCCGACGCACGGCGAGCACTCGCTCGGGTTCAGCGCCGACGGCGGCATGGCGGAGCAGTTCCGCGCGCCCGCCCACCGGCTGGTCCCGCTGCCCAACGGCCTCGACCTGCGCGACGCGGCCCTCGCCGAACCCGCCGCGGTCTCCTGGCACGCGTTACGGCTGGCCGGCACCAGCGCGAACACCCGGGTCGCCGTCGTCGGCGCCGGCGGCCTCGGCCTGCTCGCCGTCGCCGGCGCGCGCCGGCAGGGCGCCGAGGACGTCGCGATCGAGGCGCGGTACCCGCACCAGATCGAGGCCGCCGAACGGCTCGGCGCGAAGATCGGCGTCGAGGGCCAGTACGACGTGGTGGTCGAGGCGGCCGGGAACCCGGCCGCCCTCTCCCAGGCGATCGATCTCGTCGCGCCCGGCGGCACGATCGTCGTCGTCGGGGTCTACATGGGCCCGATCGAGGTCAACTGGCTGCCGCTGTTCCTCCGCGAGGCGCGGCTGCTGCCGTCGGTCGGCTATTGCCACCACGGCTCCGGGCGGGAGATGGCGGACGCCGCGGCCATGCTCGCCGATGACCCCGAGATCGTCCAGACACTCGTCACGCACCGCTTCCCGATCGAGGACGCCGAGGAGGCCTTCCGGGTCGCGGGCGACAAGAAGTCGGGCGCCATCCGCGTCATGCTCGAACCGTAG
- a CDS encoding nuclear transport factor 2 family protein gives MHLRRIRRERGRALRGVDQRLDELEGRLRAAEDQLDILRLLNRYGPLVDSGSAAEAADLWVAGGGYDFTGVTGDGTRVEAPRGLAALYEGDVHAGLVAAGVAHLTATPHIALHGETAEAVGYSLVIRKEDDRWFVWRAAINHWALARTADGWRITERYNRVLDGSAESRATMRRILASP, from the coding sequence ATGCACCTGCGTCGGATCCGGCGCGAGCGCGGGCGAGCCCTCCGGGGCGTGGACCAGCGGCTCGACGAGCTGGAAGGCCGGCTGCGCGCGGCGGAGGACCAGCTGGACATCCTCCGCCTGCTCAACCGTTACGGCCCGCTGGTCGACAGCGGGTCGGCGGCCGAGGCGGCCGACCTGTGGGTCGCCGGCGGCGGCTATGACTTCACCGGCGTGACCGGCGACGGCACCCGCGTCGAGGCGCCGCGTGGACTGGCCGCCCTGTACGAGGGCGACGTGCACGCGGGCCTGGTCGCCGCGGGCGTCGCTCACCTCACGGCCACACCCCACATCGCCCTTCACGGTGAGACGGCCGAAGCCGTCGGCTACTCCCTCGTGATCCGCAAGGAGGACGACCGCTGGTTCGTCTGGCGAGCCGCCATCAACCACTGGGCACTGGCACGCACGGCCGACGGCTGGCGAATCACGGAGCGCTACAACCGTGTGCTCGACGGATCCGCCGAATCGCGCGCCACCATGCGCCGAATCCTCGCCAGCCCGTAG
- a CDS encoding 3-carboxyethylcatechol 2,3-dioxygenase, protein MPLALCCMSHSPLLDITEQRPELETDVRAALSAARAFAEDFAPDIVVAFVPDHFNGFFYRLMPPFCLGLAATTVGDYASLAGTLHVPTGLAWACAQAVLADGVDLSISHRMELDHSTAQPLRELFGGLDTRPVIPVFVNSAAAPLGPLSRTRQLGAAIGRFFAGRDERVLLVGSGGLSHDPPMPTLDSAPPAVAERLVSGRPLTPEEAERKHAGAVAEGLRLADGSSERRPLSPEWDTEFLSLVTSGAFTELDGWSNDEVGRHGGGAHEIRTWIAAYSALDAVGPYEVTYRYYRPIPEYIAGFAVTTARPGGTGHP, encoded by the coding sequence ATGCCTTTGGCTCTTTGCTGCATGTCCCATAGCCCGCTACTCGATATAACCGAACAACGCCCGGAGCTGGAGACGGACGTTCGGGCGGCGCTGTCCGCCGCCCGCGCGTTCGCCGAGGATTTCGCTCCCGATATCGTCGTCGCCTTCGTCCCCGATCACTTCAATGGTTTCTTCTATCGCCTTATGCCGCCGTTCTGCCTCGGGCTGGCGGCCACGACGGTGGGGGACTACGCCAGCCTGGCGGGCACCCTGCATGTGCCGACCGGCCTCGCGTGGGCGTGCGCGCAGGCGGTGCTCGCGGACGGAGTCGACCTGTCGATCTCCCACCGGATGGAGCTCGACCACTCCACCGCGCAGCCGCTGCGCGAACTGTTCGGGGGGCTCGACACCCGGCCGGTGATCCCGGTGTTCGTCAACTCGGCCGCCGCCCCGCTCGGACCGTTGTCACGAACCCGCCAGCTCGGGGCCGCCATCGGACGGTTCTTCGCGGGACGTGACGAGCGGGTGCTGCTGGTCGGCTCCGGTGGGCTTTCGCACGACCCACCGATGCCCACCCTCGACAGCGCGCCCCCGGCCGTGGCCGAGCGCCTCGTGTCCGGTCGTCCCCTGACGCCCGAGGAGGCGGAGCGCAAGCACGCGGGAGCCGTCGCCGAAGGTCTGCGCCTCGCCGACGGCTCCAGTGAGCGCCGGCCGCTGAGTCCCGAATGGGACACCGAGTTCCTCTCCCTGGTCACCAGCGGCGCGTTCACCGAGCTGGACGGGTGGAGCAACGACGAGGTCGGTCGGCATGGAGGCGGCGCGCACGAGATCCGGACCTGGATCGCCGCGTACTCCGCGCTCGACGCGGTGGGTCCCTACGAGGTGACCTATCGCTACTACCGCCCGATTCCCGAGTACATCGCCGGCTTCGCCGTCACCACGGCTCGGCCCGGCGGCACCGGACATCCATGA
- a CDS encoding acyl-CoA dehydrogenase family protein: MGWDFETDPEYQKKLDWVDEFVREEVEPLDHIFPHQQFDPMTDEMRRVINPLKEEVRRQGLWATHLAPELGGQGFGQLKLALLNEILGRTLWASVVFGTQAPDTGNAEIIAHYGTQAQKDKYLQPLLDGECFSSYSMTEPHGGSDPTQFTCRAVKEGDEWVINGWKYFSSNAKTASFLIVMVVTNPDVSAYRGMSMFLVPTDTPGVNIVRNVGLFGEPMNEGYHALIHYEDVRVPADALLGEEGQAFAVAQTRLGGGRIHHAMRTIGLANKALDMMCERALSRTTQGGLLADKQLVQGFIADSYAQLAQFRLFVLYTAWEIDRYNDYNRVRKDIATAKFVMPAVLHDIAWRAMQVHGALGTTNEMPLFQYVHLAAVLGLADGPTEVHKVTVARQVLRDHTPAAGMWPSEWIPGKTEEAQRKFASVLDLEIGNL; encoded by the coding sequence GTGGGCTGGGATTTCGAAACAGACCCGGAGTACCAGAAGAAGCTGGACTGGGTCGACGAGTTCGTCCGGGAGGAGGTGGAACCGCTCGACCACATCTTTCCGCACCAGCAGTTCGACCCGATGACGGACGAGATGCGCCGGGTGATCAACCCGTTGAAGGAGGAGGTTCGGCGCCAGGGGCTGTGGGCCACCCATCTTGCACCCGAACTGGGCGGCCAGGGCTTCGGCCAGCTGAAGCTGGCGCTGCTCAACGAGATCCTGGGCCGCACCCTGTGGGCATCGGTCGTCTTCGGCACCCAGGCACCCGACACCGGTAACGCGGAGATCATCGCTCACTACGGCACGCAGGCGCAGAAGGACAAATATCTGCAACCCCTGCTGGACGGCGAGTGCTTCTCCAGCTACTCGATGACCGAGCCGCACGGTGGCTCGGATCCGACCCAGTTCACCTGCCGCGCCGTCAAGGAGGGCGACGAGTGGGTCATCAACGGCTGGAAGTACTTCTCGTCCAACGCCAAGACGGCGTCGTTCCTGATCGTCATGGTGGTGACGAACCCGGACGTGAGCGCCTACCGGGGGATGTCGATGTTCCTCGTCCCCACGGACACCCCCGGCGTCAACATTGTGCGTAACGTCGGCCTCTTCGGCGAGCCGATGAACGAGGGTTATCACGCGCTGATCCACTACGAGGACGTGCGCGTGCCGGCGGACGCCCTCCTCGGCGAGGAGGGCCAGGCGTTCGCGGTCGCGCAGACCCGGCTCGGCGGTGGCCGGATCCACCACGCGATGCGCACGATCGGCCTGGCGAACAAGGCGCTCGACATGATGTGCGAGCGGGCGCTCAGCCGAACGACCCAGGGTGGCCTGCTGGCGGACAAGCAACTGGTCCAGGGCTTCATCGCCGACTCGTACGCCCAGCTCGCCCAGTTTCGGCTGTTCGTGCTGTACACGGCCTGGGAGATCGACCGGTACAACGACTACAACCGGGTACGGAAGGACATCGCCACGGCGAAGTTCGTCATGCCCGCGGTGCTGCACGACATCGCGTGGCGGGCGATGCAGGTGCACGGGGCGCTCGGCACGACCAACGAGATGCCGCTGTTCCAGTACGTCCACCTCGCCGCCGTGCTGGGCCTGGCCGACGGCCCGACCGAGGTGCACAAGGTGACCGTCGCGCGCCAGGTACTCCGCGACCACACCCCGGCCGCCGGCATGTGGCCCAGCGAGTGGATCCCCGGGAAGACGGAGGAGGCGCAGCGGAAGTTCGCCAGCGTGCTCGACCTGGAGATCGGGAACCTGTGA
- a CDS encoding amidohydrolase family protein, giving the protein MKAEDLILISVDDHLVEPPDMFEGRLPARFTDAGPKVLRREDGSDVWTFNGSVIPNVGLNAVAGRPKEEYGVEPTAFDEMRPGCYDIHERVKDMSAGGVLGSMCFPSFPGFSARLFAAADDKDLALSVVQAYNDWHIDEWCGAYPGRFIPMGLPVLWDPQLAAAEVHRLAAKGCHSITFTENPATLGYPSFHDAHWDPLWRALVETDTVLSIHLGSSGKLTFTAPDAPMDVLITLQPMNICSAAADLLWSRVLKEFPTIKIALSEGGTGWIPYFLERLDRTYDMHHLWTGQNFGGKLPSEVFREHFLTCFIEDPVGVELRHKIGIDNIAWECDYPHSDSSWPWPGEELLRSAVGVPAEDVNKMSYENAMRWYSFDPFAHRPKEKSTVGALRAEVAGHDVEIRPFDKGRFEIKHDGISLSEMAERSNA; this is encoded by the coding sequence ATGAAAGCGGAAGACCTCATCCTGATCAGCGTCGACGACCATCTTGTCGAACCGCCGGACATGTTCGAGGGGCGCCTGCCGGCGAGGTTCACCGACGCGGGGCCGAAGGTCCTCCGTCGTGAGGACGGCTCGGATGTGTGGACGTTCAACGGTTCGGTCATCCCGAACGTGGGTCTGAACGCGGTGGCGGGGCGGCCGAAGGAGGAGTACGGCGTCGAGCCGACCGCCTTCGACGAGATGCGCCCTGGCTGTTACGACATCCACGAGCGGGTCAAGGACATGTCCGCGGGCGGGGTGCTGGGCTCGATGTGCTTCCCGTCGTTCCCGGGTTTCTCCGCTCGGCTGTTCGCGGCCGCGGACGACAAGGACCTGGCGCTGAGCGTCGTCCAGGCGTACAACGACTGGCATATCGACGAGTGGTGCGGCGCCTACCCCGGCCGGTTCATCCCGATGGGCCTGCCGGTGCTGTGGGACCCGCAGCTGGCCGCGGCGGAGGTCCACCGGCTCGCGGCGAAGGGCTGCCATTCGATCACCTTCACCGAGAACCCGGCGACCCTGGGCTACCCGAGCTTCCACGACGCGCACTGGGATCCGCTGTGGAGGGCGCTGGTCGAGACCGACACGGTGCTCTCGATCCACCTCGGCTCGTCGGGCAAGCTCACGTTCACCGCGCCCGACGCCCCGATGGACGTCCTGATCACCCTGCAGCCGATGAACATCTGCAGTGCGGCGGCTGACCTGCTCTGGTCGCGGGTGCTCAAGGAGTTCCCGACGATCAAGATCGCGCTGTCCGAGGGTGGGACCGGGTGGATCCCGTACTTCCTGGAGCGCCTGGACCGGACCTACGACATGCACCACCTGTGGACCGGTCAGAACTTCGGCGGGAAGCTGCCGAGCGAGGTGTTCCGGGAGCATTTCCTGACGTGTTTCATCGAGGACCCGGTCGGTGTGGAGCTGCGCCACAAGATCGGTATCGACAACATCGCGTGGGAGTGCGACTACCCGCACTCGGACTCCAGCTGGCCGTGGCCGGGCGAGGAGCTGCTCAGGTCCGCGGTCGGGGTGCCGGCTGAGGACGTCAACAAGATGTCGTACGAGAACGCGATGCGCTGGTACTCGTTCGACCCGTTCGCGCACCGGCCGAAGGAGAAGAGCACCGTCGGGGCGCTGCGCGCCGAGGTCGCCGGCCACGACGTGGAGATCCGCCCGTTCGACAAGGGCCGCTTCGAGATCAAGCACGACGGCATCTCGCTCAGTGAGATGGCCGAGAGGTCCAACGCCTGA
- a CDS encoding GGDEF domain-containing protein, translated as MVLVEPIAASVAAAAAAVCCGVEGWRHRGVERRWRWLTGAAAVLAMAGVVTAAWSAPATGTNLPMLHPPDLGYLICYGLALAGLLTIPTDPLDRGPDGRGALGMYPSDRPPHPPLPSRRWLAVTVLDSLLVVGALALLVWELVLRDALLRDMYSLGSVLTMSTLSMGALTLSVTVFLLGTFRRPRFWPAFGLLAAGMVVLAIVAASYVAADVRRWEVVPPPFSTGFVAAMLLIGLAAVAPARAAAPPVAEPDDHDHRAHQRPGLLQVLHLTLPYVPLGAVGLLTLVQLVTSGPIPRAEMFALLGLLALALARQVVTLWDNASLLAGYRASQRQLLYQAFHDPLTGLANRTLFNDRLRHAVDRRNRDRDPQPLVLLFCDLDNFKNVNDEFGHAVGDDLLRLTADRLMHAVRREDTVARLGGDEFAILFEGSAEEPRRLGQRIAEAVAAPCELAGASRSVHGSVGLAVAEPGATAASEMLLHQADLAMYRAKRVDGTVVTIHDGHDGAIDVEVTSAYGRETPVGWAARRTVVRRVAHDAVRRWTSRPSH; from the coding sequence ATGGTCTTGGTAGAGCCCATCGCGGCGAGCGTCGCCGCCGCGGCCGCCGCCGTGTGCTGCGGGGTCGAAGGCTGGCGGCACCGGGGAGTCGAACGACGGTGGCGATGGCTGACGGGGGCGGCCGCGGTCCTGGCGATGGCCGGGGTGGTCACGGCCGCGTGGTCCGCTCCCGCTACCGGGACCAACCTGCCGATGCTGCACCCACCCGATCTTGGCTATCTCATCTGCTACGGGCTCGCGCTTGCCGGGCTGCTCACGATACCGACGGACCCGCTGGACCGGGGTCCCGACGGCCGCGGCGCGCTCGGGATGTACCCAAGCGATCGTCCCCCGCATCCGCCGTTACCCAGCCGGCGCTGGCTCGCGGTGACCGTGCTGGACAGCCTGCTCGTGGTCGGCGCGCTGGCGCTGCTCGTCTGGGAGCTGGTGCTGAGGGACGCGCTGCTGCGAGACATGTACAGCCTGGGTTCCGTCCTGACGATGTCGACGCTTTCTATGGGTGCGTTGACCCTGTCGGTGACGGTGTTCCTGCTCGGCACGTTCCGGCGGCCGCGCTTCTGGCCCGCGTTCGGTCTGCTCGCGGCGGGCATGGTCGTGCTCGCGATCGTGGCGGCCAGCTATGTCGCCGCCGATGTTCGCCGCTGGGAGGTCGTTCCTCCGCCGTTCTCCACCGGGTTCGTCGCGGCGATGCTGCTGATCGGGCTCGCGGCGGTCGCCCCGGCGCGAGCAGCGGCGCCGCCCGTGGCCGAGCCGGATGACCATGACCACCGGGCGCACCAGCGACCTGGCCTGCTGCAGGTACTGCACCTGACGCTGCCGTATGTGCCGCTGGGCGCGGTCGGTCTGCTCACCCTGGTGCAGCTGGTGACGTCGGGCCCGATCCCGCGGGCGGAGATGTTCGCGCTGCTCGGGCTGCTGGCCCTGGCGTTGGCCCGACAGGTCGTGACGTTATGGGACAACGCGAGCCTGCTGGCCGGCTACCGGGCCAGCCAGCGTCAGCTCTTGTACCAGGCATTTCACGACCCACTGACCGGGCTGGCGAACCGGACGCTGTTCAACGACCGGCTGCGGCACGCGGTCGACCGGCGAAACCGCGACCGCGATCCGCAGCCGTTGGTCCTGCTGTTCTGCGACCTGGACAACTTCAAGAACGTCAACGACGAATTCGGGCACGCGGTTGGTGACGATCTGCTGCGGCTGACCGCGGACCGGCTCATGCACGCGGTCCGGCGGGAGGACACCGTCGCCCGGCTCGGTGGTGACGAGTTCGCGATCCTGTTCGAGGGCTCCGCCGAGGAGCCACGGAGGCTCGGCCAGCGGATCGCCGAGGCCGTCGCGGCTCCCTGCGAGCTCGCCGGAGCGTCGCGCTCGGTGCATGGAAGCGTCGGACTGGCCGTCGCGGAGCCCGGCGCCACCGCCGCGTCGGAGATGCTGCTGCACCAGGCGGATCTGGCCATGTACAGGGCGAAGCGCGTCGATGGCACCGTCGTGACCATCCACGATGGTCACGACGGTGCCATCGACGTCGAGGTGACCAGTGCCTACGGCCGGGAGACGCCCGTGGGGTGGGCGGCGCGCCGGACCGTCGTGCGGCGCGTCGCCCACGACGCCGTCAGGCGTTGGACCTCTCGGCCATCTCACTGA
- a CDS encoding vWA domain-containing protein, translated as MSLTWPWALLTLLAIPLLPAVAWWARRRRRRAAVRVTSVALVRVAVAGRTLWRRRVPAALLLVGLAALGLGAARPQATVPVTSNSTTILLALDVSGSMCSTDVAPNRLTAAEKAAADFIRAQPGGSRIGLVTFAGVAGLLVPPTDDTDKLLAALKTLTTSRGTAIGQGILASIDAIADVDPAVPPTGVNLDGGSTGSQYAADVIVVLTDGANTQGVDPQTAAKEAAARRLRVYTIGFGTTTPSPMVCSSSQVGDSPFGGGGGFGGGGGGRFGDRRPQTIDEDALRQVAGATGGSYYRAQNAGQLQDALTALPSNITVTHRHKDIAAVFAGVGALFVAAAVALSLWWNRVRLPPSRSGPARESG; from the coding sequence ATGTCGCTCACCTGGCCGTGGGCGCTGCTGACGCTGCTGGCCATACCGCTGCTGCCGGCCGTCGCCTGGTGGGCCCGGCGGCGGCGCCGGCGCGCCGCCGTGCGCGTCACGTCGGTCGCGCTGGTCCGTGTCGCCGTGGCGGGCCGGACGCTGTGGCGCCGGCGCGTCCCCGCCGCCCTGCTGCTCGTCGGGCTGGCCGCGCTCGGGCTCGGCGCGGCCCGTCCGCAGGCGACCGTCCCCGTCACGTCCAACTCGACGACGATCCTGCTGGCGCTGGACGTCTCGGGCTCCATGTGCTCCACCGACGTCGCCCCGAACCGCCTCACCGCCGCCGAGAAGGCGGCCGCCGACTTCATCCGGGCGCAACCGGGCGGCTCCCGCATCGGCCTGGTCACCTTCGCGGGCGTCGCCGGCCTGCTCGTCCCGCCGACCGACGACACCGACAAGCTGCTGGCGGCGCTGAAGACCCTGACGACGTCGCGCGGCACCGCCATCGGCCAGGGAATCCTCGCGTCCATCGACGCCATCGCCGACGTCGACCCGGCCGTCCCGCCGACCGGGGTGAACCTCGACGGTGGCAGCACCGGGTCCCAGTACGCGGCCGACGTCATCGTCGTGCTCACCGACGGCGCGAACACCCAGGGCGTGGATCCGCAGACCGCGGCGAAGGAGGCCGCGGCGCGCCGCCTGCGCGTCTACACGATCGGTTTCGGCACGACGACGCCGTCGCCGATGGTGTGCAGCAGCTCGCAGGTCGGCGACAGCCCCTTCGGTGGTGGCGGGGGCTTCGGCGGCGGGGGTGGTGGTCGGTTCGGCGACCGCAGGCCGCAGACCATCGACGAGGACGCGCTGCGACAGGTCGCGGGCGCCACCGGCGGCAGCTACTACCGGGCGCAGAACGCCGGGCAGCTTCAGGACGCGCTGACCGCGCTCCCCAGCAACATCACCGTCACGCACAGGCACAAGGACATCGCCGCCGTGTTCGCCGGCGTCGGCGCCCTGTTCGTCGCCGCGGCCGTCGCTCTGTCCCTGTGGTGGAACCGGGTGCGCCTCCCACCGAGCAGGTCTGGGCCAGCGCGCGAGAGCGGCTGA
- a CDS encoding VWA domain-containing protein, which translates to MSLAVPWLLVLGALVVAALAVATVKASRRRRAALAAAGVATAAGRRAPQFGLWLSLAGIAVLSVAAAGPAASVPVSRAAGTVIVAMDVSNSMAATDVEPTRLDAAKKAATAFVDAQPGSVNVGVVAFQNGGITTHLPSAEHAEAEAAIDRLSVTGGTSLADALLTSLSAITGKTVRLGPDGTVPDLGYWSSATIVLFSDGEDGGSGEATEAAADAAQAAGVHVETVGVGTAAGGVVTVDGYRLHTALDEDTLKAIAQTTDGSYHPASDTPELDGVASTIDLRLTTHNEDLPLAGAFIAFAILLLAAGGVLTVLRTGRVV; encoded by the coding sequence GTGAGCCTCGCCGTTCCCTGGCTGCTCGTCCTCGGTGCGCTGGTCGTGGCGGCGCTCGCCGTCGCCACCGTGAAGGCGTCCCGCCGGCGCCGGGCGGCGCTCGCCGCGGCCGGCGTGGCCACCGCCGCGGGACGGCGTGCCCCCCAGTTCGGCCTGTGGCTGAGCCTCGCGGGGATCGCGGTGCTCTCGGTGGCGGCGGCGGGGCCGGCGGCGTCCGTCCCGGTCTCCCGCGCCGCCGGGACGGTGATCGTCGCCATGGACGTGTCGAACAGCATGGCCGCGACCGACGTGGAGCCCACCCGGCTGGACGCGGCGAAGAAGGCCGCGACCGCGTTCGTCGACGCCCAGCCCGGCAGCGTCAACGTCGGCGTCGTCGCCTTCCAGAACGGCGGGATCACCACCCACCTGCCCAGCGCCGAGCACGCGGAGGCCGAGGCCGCGATCGACCGCCTGAGCGTCACCGGCGGCACCTCGCTCGCGGACGCGCTCCTCACCTCGCTGTCCGCGATCACGGGCAAGACCGTCCGGCTGGGTCCGGACGGCACCGTGCCCGACCTCGGCTACTGGAGCTCGGCGACCATCGTGCTGTTCTCCGACGGCGAGGACGGCGGCAGCGGCGAAGCCACCGAGGCCGCCGCCGACGCCGCCCAGGCCGCCGGCGTGCACGTCGAGACGGTCGGCGTCGGCACCGCGGCCGGCGGGGTCGTCACCGTCGACGGCTACCGGCTGCACACCGCGCTGGACGAGGACACGCTGAAGGCCATCGCCCAGACGACCGACGGCTCGTACCACCCCGCGTCGGACACGCCCGAGCTCGACGGCGTCGCGTCGACCATCGACCTGCGGCTGACCACCCACAACGAGGACCTTCCGCTGGCCGGGGCGTTCATCGCGTTCGCCATCCTGCTGCTGGCCGCCGGCGGGGTCCTCACCGTCCTGCGCACGGGAAGGGTCGTCTGA
- a CDS encoding DUF58 domain-containing protein, which translates to MTGAPDRLLLRLEWRVVRRLDGRVLGSYRTAYRGAGLDFAGLRGYMEEDDARRIDWNATARLDEPQVRQFTEDRELTLWLVLDRSASMTVGTPGRGKHDVLAELALTLARLFARGGNRVGALLHDGAATRVVPPGTGRGHVLRIGHELDRTAAAPSTAGTTDFAAMLATAASVARRRSLIIVVSDFIGTGEWDRPLLRLAHRHDVVALRVVDAADDDLPEAGLVLVEDAETGEQLLVDSSDPLLRARFRDAVAEREAETAGRMRRAGVPMHRIDTDRDLLTSLVGVVASTQWRRP; encoded by the coding sequence ATGACCGGTGCGCCCGATCGGCTGCTGCTCCGGCTGGAGTGGCGGGTCGTCCGCCGTCTCGACGGGCGGGTGCTGGGCTCCTACCGGACGGCGTACCGCGGCGCGGGCCTCGACTTCGCCGGCCTGCGCGGCTACATGGAGGAGGACGACGCCCGCCGCATCGACTGGAACGCGACCGCCCGGCTGGACGAGCCGCAGGTGCGCCAGTTCACCGAAGATCGCGAGCTGACCCTGTGGCTCGTCCTCGACCGGTCGGCGTCGATGACGGTGGGAACGCCGGGCCGGGGCAAGCACGACGTGCTGGCCGAGCTCGCGCTGACGCTGGCCAGGCTGTTCGCCCGCGGCGGCAACCGGGTCGGCGCGCTGCTGCACGACGGCGCCGCGACGCGGGTGGTGCCGCCGGGCACCGGCCGCGGCCACGTGCTGCGCATCGGCCATGAGCTGGACCGCACGGCCGCGGCGCCGTCCACGGCGGGCACCACCGACTTCGCCGCGATGTTGGCGACCGCCGCGTCGGTGGCGCGGCGCCGGTCGCTGATCATCGTCGTCTCCGACTTCATCGGCACCGGCGAGTGGGACCGGCCGCTGCTGCGTCTCGCGCATCGGCACGACGTCGTGGCGCTGCGCGTCGTCGACGCGGCCGACGACGACCTGCCGGAGGCCGGGCTCGTCCTCGTCGAGGACGCCGAGACCGGCGAGCAGCTGCTCGTCGACTCCAGCGACCCGCTGCTGCGGGCCCGGTTCCGGGACGCCGTGGCGGAGCGCGAGGCCGAGACGGCCGGCCGCATGCGCAGGGCGGGGGTCCCGATGCACCGGATCGACACCGACCGCGACCTGCTCACCTCCCTGGTCGGGGTCGTCGCCAGTACCCAGTGGAGGCGGCCGTGA
- a CDS encoding AAA family ATPase translates to MSNQDDAERRYLTLMGPKGGGTQRPTGGNATTAGSGTIPASAATAGGANATAHGATAVPPGASPLEQVLFEVKRTIVGQDMLLERMAIGLLSGGHLLVEGVPGLAKTLAVKSLAGAIGGQFQRIQFTPDLLPADLVGTRVYRQHTGEFETSLGPVFTNLLLADEINRAPAKVQSALLEVMQERQVTIGRETFHVPDPFLVMATQNPIESEGTYPLPEAQVDRFMMKVVVRYPTAVEEHAIVDRALRPPEAPQAILSPEDLVRMRAGVQGVYVDPAVVDYSVRLVTATRSPGTVGLGQLERYVTYGASPRASINLVLGARALAYLRGRDYVVPHDLRELAPDVLRHRVVLSYEALADDVDPDTVIAGVLTAVPMPEVPLRDR, encoded by the coding sequence ATGTCGAACCAGGACGACGCCGAGCGGCGATACCTGACCCTGATGGGGCCCAAGGGCGGCGGCACCCAGCGGCCGACCGGCGGGAACGCGACGACCGCGGGAAGCGGCACCATCCCCGCGAGCGCCGCGACGGCGGGCGGCGCGAACGCCACGGCGCACGGCGCGACCGCCGTGCCTCCCGGCGCCAGCCCGCTCGAGCAGGTGCTGTTCGAGGTCAAACGCACGATCGTCGGGCAGGACATGCTGCTGGAGCGGATGGCGATCGGCCTGCTCTCCGGCGGCCACCTGCTCGTCGAGGGCGTGCCGGGGCTCGCCAAGACGCTGGCCGTGAAGTCGCTGGCCGGGGCGATCGGCGGCCAGTTCCAACGCATCCAGTTCACGCCGGACCTGCTGCCCGCCGACCTGGTGGGCACCCGGGTCTATCGCCAGCACACCGGCGAGTTCGAGACCTCCCTCGGCCCCGTCTTCACCAACCTGCTGCTGGCCGACGAGATCAACCGAGCCCCGGCGAAGGTGCAGAGCGCGCTGCTGGAGGTCATGCAGGAGCGTCAGGTGACCATCGGGCGCGAGACCTTCCACGTCCCCGACCCGTTCCTGGTGATGGCGACCCAGAACCCGATCGAGTCCGAGGGCACCTATCCGCTCCCCGAGGCCCAGGTCGACCGTTTCATGATGAAGGTCGTCGTGCGCTACCCGACGGCGGTGGAGGAGCACGCCATCGTCGACCGGGCCCTGCGGCCGCCCGAGGCGCCGCAGGCGATCCTCTCCCCCGAGGACCTGGTGCGGATGCGGGCGGGCGTCCAGGGCGTGTACGTCGACCCGGCCGTCGTCGACTACTCGGTGCGGCTGGTCACGGCGACCCGCTCGCCGGGGACGGTGGGGCTCGGCCAGCTGGAGCGCTACGTCACCTACGGCGCCAGCCCGCGCGCGTCGATCAACCTGGTGCTGGGCGCCCGCGCGCTGGCATACCTGCGGGGCAGGGACTACGTCGTGCCGCACGACCTGCGCGAGCTCGCCCCCGACGTGCTGCGCCACCGCGTCGTGCTGTCGTACGAGGCGCTGGCCGACGACGTCGATCCCGACACGGTCATCGCCGGCGTGCTGACGGCGGTGCCGATGCCCGAGGTCCCGCTGCGGGACCGGTGA